In a single window of the Methanobacterium alcaliphilum genome:
- a CDS encoding class I SAM-dependent methyltransferase, whose protein sequence is MSNDTGLFPTNGHRIQGRSSESFLDAKEIILRLNLEGDEVFMDAGCGDGHTAIQAHNMLCKDALIYAVDNYGPSIEDMEKEIKENQINNIIPLQSDIAEHIPLKNNIVDVCLMINVFHGFTAKGNAEKAISELKRIIKPGGRIAVMDYKKIHAKHGPRLEVRRSPNELESLFIKQDLKMIQIDDNIGEDLDGGIKSHYLIVFQK, encoded by the coding sequence ATGTCTAATGATACAGGTTTATTCCCTACTAACGGACATAGAATTCAAGGTAGATCCAGTGAATCTTTTTTAGATGCAAAAGAAATTATTTTGCGACTTAATCTTGAGGGTGATGAAGTTTTCATGGATGCAGGGTGTGGTGATGGGCACACAGCAATTCAAGCTCATAATATGCTATGTAAAGATGCATTAATATATGCTGTAGATAATTATGGTCCTTCAATTGAAGATATGGAAAAAGAAATCAAAGAGAATCAGATAAATAACATTATACCCCTACAATCAGATATTGCAGAACATATCCCATTAAAAAATAATATTGTAGATGTATGTCTCATGATAAATGTTTTTCATGGGTTTACTGCTAAAGGAAATGCAGAAAAGGCAATATCCGAACTTAAAAGAATTATAAAACCAGGAGGTAGAATCGCAGTCATGGATTATAAGAAAATTCATGCCAAACACGGCCCTCGCTTAGAAGTAAGGAGAAGTCCAAATGAATTAGAATCATTATTTATCAAACAAGACTTAAAAATGATTCAAATAGATGATAATATCGGTGAAGACCTTGATGGTGGAATAAAATCCCATTATCTCATTGTTTTTCAAAAATAA